DNA from Chitinophaga pendula:
GCGGATTTTACTGCTACCTTTGTTTTTATGCCTTGACAAAGGTGATCATTTATTCAGCTATAAACGAGCGTCAGCAGATATGAGTTTTTTACAGGTAGTAGCCGCGGAGCAAAAGCAGGGGGAGCAGTATGTATTGCAGGATATCAGTTTTACGCAATTGCCATTGCAGCATATTGCCATTGCTGGTGAGACGGGTTCGGGTAAGAGTACGTTGATGAAAGCGATCGGCGGGTTGGTGCAACTGGATGCCGGGCAGGTATTGTTTGAAGGTAACAAGGTGAAGGGGCCGCTGGATGTGTTGATACCCGGTCATCCGGGGATCGCTTACCTGTCGCAGCATTTTGAGTTGCGGCATAATTACTATGTGGAAGAGGTATTGTCTTATGCCGATAAATTGCCGGTAGGGGAAGCGGAGAAAGTTTATGAGGTATGCCGGATCAGTCATTTACTGCAGCGTCGTACGGAGCAGGTATCGGGTGGAGAGAAGCAGCGTATTGCGCTGGCGCGGCTGCTGGTGACCAATCCCAGGTTGTTGTTGCTCGATGAGCCATACTCCAACCTGGATATGATCCATAAAGGTATTCTGAAGTCGGTGATCGCCGATGTCAGCGAACGGTTGGGTACGACCTGTATATTGGTATCTCATGATCCGCTGGACATACTTTCCTGGGCGGAGTTGTTGTTGATTATGCGGGCGGGTAAGGTGGTACAGCAGGGGGCCCCCCAGGTGTTGTATCATCAGCCAGTGGATGAGTATGTAGCGGCATTACTGGGTATTTACAACCTGATCGATACGGCACTCATCGCGGGATTGCCGGCGGGGAAACGGCTGTTCCTGCGTCCGGAGCAGCTGCGGGTGGTATCCAAAGCGAAAGGTGTACTGGCAGGTAAGGCGACGCGGATCACCTGGTATGGCAGTTATGAGGAAGTGCAGGTGAATGTGGGGGAACTATCGCTGGTGGTGCGGACACCGGTAGGCGTGGTAAAAAAGGGTGGTATGGTGTACCTTGGTATTCCGGAAGAGGATCATTGGTTCCTGTAGTGTTAATGCGGATCGTGTTGCAGCA
Protein-coding regions in this window:
- a CDS encoding ABC transporter ATP-binding protein, giving the protein MSFLQVVAAEQKQGEQYVLQDISFTQLPLQHIAIAGETGSGKSTLMKAIGGLVQLDAGQVLFEGNKVKGPLDVLIPGHPGIAYLSQHFELRHNYYVEEVLSYADKLPVGEAEKVYEVCRISHLLQRRTEQVSGGEKQRIALARLLVTNPRLLLLDEPYSNLDMIHKGILKSVIADVSERLGTTCILVSHDPLDILSWAELLLIMRAGKVVQQGAPQVLYHQPVDEYVAALLGIYNLIDTALIAGLPAGKRLFLRPEQLRVVSKAKGVLAGKATRITWYGSYEEVQVNVGELSLVVRTPVGVVKKGGMVYLGIPEEDHWFL